TCAGGGATCTACTGTGTAGGAAAAGCAACTTTGTCGTCACTTGTGCTCTGGCAAACAAGCTGGCCAGAATAGCCTGGGCCCTAACGGCACGACAGCAAACTTATGTAGCATAACGGCAGAAATACACCGGTTTAAAGAATCACTGATCTGGTTTTGCGAATACTGATATTGATGATACTAACGGCCCACCGGCCTGTTGAGGAACCTGTAAAACGGAAAGGCTCATTGAAGCCGTATATTTTCTGGAGGTTCATCAGGCGCGGAACTCATCGAGGCGCGGGAATAAAATCCCATTCAGACGCCGGATAGATTCAAGCAAGCCAATTTATCGTCAAAATCGGTGTTGCAAAAACGGGAGTGACCATAGATTCCTTTTTTAACGCTGCCGTCTGGTTTATCACCCGATTATCCGTCTCTGTGTCGGATTGCGTCTCATCCACCGGTTCATCCGGCACTTTCCCCTGCGAAATATCCTGCTGCTGTTCTTTTAACGCTTCCATAAACCGCTCTTTTAACGACACGGAATCTGTCTCTTGTTCAGCACCATGGACATCGGGCAAGGGTTCACTGGAAATATCACTGTCCGGGGCTTGCTGCCAGTCTGAAGATTTATCCATGTCAGGATCGTCTGATGGCATCGGCGGCGCGGTATATTTTTCGGGTACAGGTTTCGGCTCAGGGAACGGTTTTGAAACATACACATAATGCATATCGGAAAGCTGCGTATCCGGCTGCACGACATTAACCGGTTTTGGCTCTGGTGCCGGATGCCGCAGATTCCAGTAAATATGGGCGTACAGCCCGGCGATCAAAATCGCCCCCAGGCAGCACAGGCAGGCCAGAGTTCTGAGCAGTATTTTATTGATTGAGGGGAGGCGGTAGGAGAACCATACCGCCTCGCCGGTATTAAAGCTGCGCTGTGCAGCGAGGCAAATAGTAGACATTATTGCGTTTTTCCTTTCGCCAGGGTGTGGGTCGCGGTGTCTGCGGTCGGCGTCAGTATCGTCGGCGTCGTGTTATTCACCCGCATCAGCTGCATCAGGGTCTCTTCACCCGGCATGCCGTCAACGTTCAGCTGGGTCTGCGCCTGGAATTCGCGGGTGCGCTTCACCAGCGCCTGCGTCCAGGATTGGGCATGGGTTTCAGGCTCATGCAGCGCCTGGCTGAGTTGCGTATCGATCCAGTCCAGATCCTTGCTGCTGCTGGCGGCTCCGACTTCATCCTGTCCTGCCGGCGTCAGTCGGTGCAATAAGGTGTAATTCCCGGTGGCGTGGGCGTTAAACCAGCTGCGCTTCACCTGCCAGGTACGATTGTTCATCAGCAGATCAAGGGAATCCGCGCCTACTCGCGCGACGACCGCATAGTTGAGGTGATCCCCGGTTCGCAGCTCGCTCACCCACGGATACCCCTCTTTTTCCAGCGCCGTCAGCGCGGCGTTCCCCTGTTTACAGGCGAGATTCACCCGGGCGGCATTCTGGCAGAGCGCCTCTTCTGAGGAAGGATCGTAGCCCCACATGGTGTAGAGCTGATGCATGGCGTCCGGTGAATTGACCACCTCTTTCTCAAGCGTCGGCACGACCGGCGCTTTCGGCGTAGGGACAGGCTGTTTCCAGCTCACGGGCACCGGCAGGTGCACAGGGAGTTTTGCCGTGATGGCGGAGGAGAAGTACCAGCCGCTGGCGGCAAAGAGCACGCTGGCGAACAGGCCAACCGTCGCCAGGGTTTTGCCGTGCGTCTTACGCGGCAGCACTTCGCCCGCCGCCAGACGTAAATGACGGGCACCCACCGCAGGGGCGCGCTCGGTCCAGGCCGCCAGCAGCGACAGGTGTGCCAGCGCGTTCAGCTTGCTCACCGACCCTTTGGTCAGGGCATGCATCCGGCGCACGCGGGCAGGAATAAAGGGCGAGGTTTCGGCCCCGTGCTCCTCGGCCTGCGCCTGAACATAGCTCAGCACTTCGCGGCAGGTAAGCGGGCGCAGGGTATGGCGGGTATGCACCCGGGACGCGAGGCCAGAGTGGTTCATCAGACGCGCTTCCTGGTCCGGGGTACCGGTCAGGACCAGCGTTAACGACAGACCAGACTCCTGCGCCCGGGAGAGCAGCATGCCCAGCGCTTCCCAGCAGTTATCCCGCATCGCCTGAACCGCCGCGACAGTCAGGACCAGACCGGATTTTTTACAGGACGGATATTTCTCCTGCCACTGGCGCAGCACGCCGTCAATGGCGTGAATTTTGTTGCTGGCATCTTTTGCCTGGGCGCTGAGTTTATACAGCAGGCCCTTCGCGTTCAGTTTCGGAAAAGCATTAACCGCCACCCCGGCGGCGCTTTTCGCCAGCAGGTGAGCGGTGAAGGTGTTCAGCAGCTCCTCGTCATCGCCAAACAGCGCCACAATGCCAGGCACGGTCGATTTCTCTGCCAGCATGCCGAAGACATCCTGATGATAAGGCGCAAAGAATGTGCCGCAGGGGCGGGCTGCGCTCCTGAAGGGGTGGCGGGTAAATTTAAAATGACTGAGGAACATAACGCTTCACCGTTGTATTTCATTGACCAAATGTCAGGCAGGAAAGTAAGGGAAGGGGAGAAGGGGGTCAATTTTGCCCGAGGAGAAAAATAACCTGTGCTGATTGGCTAACATCGGTTATTTGCTGGGTCAATAATTTTCTTTATTAAAGTTAACGGCGAACCCGATGGAGCGGGAGGCACATCATTATTACTATTTCCGGGTTTTCAGGTGCAGCGCCAGGCTGCTGATCCCTGCATTGACTAAAAGGTCAGTTTTAAAATGAAAATGCAGTTCTATTCCCGATATATTGCGCCCTGCGTGATGTTTGTCCTGCTGATATTCAGCGGCCAGCAGGGGTATGTCGTTTTTAAAGAGTATAAAAAGGTGGCTGATTCCGATCCGGATAACGCGTCCGCGCAGTCCCGTACGCAGCAGGCAGAGCAGGCCTTTGCTCTTTTCCAGCCTGCGGTTAACCAGGCGGTGACGCAGCAGGTGGCGAAAAAGAGCCTTTCGGCTGAGGTCGACGGCATTATCAGCAGCGACGAGGCGTGGCTTTCTTTCGCCGTCATCAAAACGCCTGGCGGACAGAAGAGCCTGCGCGAAGGCGACCCGCTGCCGGGCTACAGCGATGCGTTTATAGAAGAGATTAATAGCGACAACGTGGTGGTGAATTACGAAGGCGACCGGCAGGTGCTGGCGTTAAAACGCCCGGACTATTTTAAAGGCGATATTAATCCCTCTCCGGCAATAAAGCCGAAAATCGATGCCGGGGCCGATAATTTACATCTCGACGATTATTTAGTGCTGAAGCCTTATATCGAAAAGGGTCAGCTCGAGGGCTATCAAATAAAGCCCAAAAATGCCTCCTCCTTTTTTAGCCATAGCGGGCTGGAAAAGGGCGATGTGGTAGTGAAAGTGAACGCCGTCGATATGACGCGCGCGGAGCAGGCGAAAAGTATTATCGCCAGCTGGTCGAAAATGAGAGAAGCGGAAGTCGTAGTCAGACGCCACGCTCACCTTGAAAATATTCGGGTTAATGTTTTAACCAATTAACAAGTGTAATGAGATGAAGAAATTTCCCTGGGCATGTATTGCGCTGACAGCCGCCTCTTTTATTTCCAGTTCCGTGATGGCGGCGAACTTTAGCGCCAGTTTTAAGAACACCGATATTCGCGAATTTATCGATACGGTAGGCCGTAACCTGAATAAAACGATCCTCGTCGATCCGTCCGTTCAGGGCAACGTCTCGGTGAAGACCTATAACGTGCTGACGGAGGATGAGTATTATCAATTCTTCCTGAGCGTGCTGGATCTGTATGGCCTGTCGGTGATCCCGATGGATAACGGCATGGTGAAAGTGGTGCGCTCCACGGTGGCGCGCACTGCGGGCGTACCGCTGGCGGACAGTAAACACCCCGGCAAAGGGGATGAGATCATCACCCGCGTGGTGCGGATGGAAAACGTGCCGGTGCGTGAGCTGGCGCCGCTGCTGCGCCAGCTGAACGATGCCTCCGGCATTGGTAACGTGGTCCATTTTGAGCCCTCCAACGTGCTGCTGCTGACCGGTAAAGCCTCGGTGGTGAACCGGCTGGTGGATCTGGTGGAGCGCGTGGATCGCTCCGGCATGCAGCGTCGCGAAATTGTCCCGCTGCGCTATGCCTCGGCCAAAGAGCTCTCCGACATGTTGAATAACCTCAACAACGAAGAGCAGAAAGGCCAGAACGCGCCGCAGCTGGCGACGAAAGTGGTGGCCGATGACGAGACCAACAGCCTGGTGATCAGCGGCTCGGAAGATGCCCGCTCGCGCACCCGCTCGCTGGTGAATCAGCTCGATCGCGAGCAGAACAACGAAGGCAATACCCGCGTCTTCTACCTGAAATATGCCAGCGCCAGCAAAGTGGTGCCGGTACTGACCGGGATTGGCGAGCAGCTGAAAGACAAAGCCCCGGCGGCGAAAAGCAAAACGGCGAGCACCAACAGCGATCTGAATATTACCGCCGACGAAGCCACCAACTCACTGGTGATCACCGCCCAGCCTAACGTGATGAACTCGCTGGAAAAAGTGATCGACAAGCTCGATATCCGCCGTCCGCAGGTGCTGGTGGAAGCGATCATTGCCGAAGTGCAGGACGGCAACGGCCTCGACCTGGGCGTGCAGTGGACCGGCAAACATGGCGGCGTGCAGTTTGGCGCCACCGGTATGCCAATCAGCCAGATCAAGAGCGGCGCCATCAAAGGGGCCAGCTTTACTGGCCTGGCGACCGGCTTCTTTAACGGTGACTTTGGCGCGCTTATGACCGCTCTTGCTACCGACGGTAAAAACGACATTCTCTCCACCCCGAGCGTGGTCACCCTGGATAACAAAGAGGCGTCGTTTAACGTCGGTCAGGACGTGCCGGTGCTGTCCGGTTCCCAGACCACCAGCGGCGATAACGTCTTTAACTCGGTGGAGCGTAAAACGGTCGGTACCAAGCTGAAAATCGTTCCCCAGATCAACGATGGCGACATCATTCATCTGAAGATCGAGCAGGAAGTCTCCAGCGTTGACGCCAGCGCGACGGAAGACGCCAGCCTCGGTCCAACCTTCAACACCCGTACCATCAACAACGAAGTGATGGTGCACAGCGGGCAGACGGTGGTTCTCGGCGGATTAATGGAGAACGTCACCAAGCAGAACGTCTCGAAAGTGCCGCTGCTGGGGGATATCCCGCTGGTGGGACAGCTGTTCCGCTACACCTCACAGGATACGTCGAAACGTAACCTGATGGTCTTTATCCATACCACCGTCCTGCGTGACGACGACAGCTACAGCGCGTCGTCGAAAGAGAAATATGACCAGATCCGCGCGCGCCAACAGCAGCGTATGGAAGAGAAAAAGCTGGGCATTATTTCCAATAATGATAACGCGGTGCTGCCGGCCTACCCGTCTAAGGGCTCCGCCACCACGGCGGCCACCCGCAATCCGTTTAAAGAGTAAGGGGGTGGCAGATGGATGAACTCAGCAACGCCTTATGCACCAGCAGCTTTGCCAAGGATAACGGCGTCCTGTTTTATCAGGATCAGGTCTATGTCCGGGACGATGCCCCGGCGTTTGCCCTGCTGGAGATGCGCCGGGTGCTGGCACGCTCCTTTACGCCGGTCATCCTGACGCCGGAGGCCTTTGACGAGATGCTGGCCAAAATCTGGCAGCAGAACAGCGGCGTCTCCCAGCAGCTGGTGGATGATATGGACGCCGATATCGATCTGATGGCGCTCACCGAGGAGATCCCCGACAACGAGGATCTGCTGGATAACGACGAAAACTCGCCGGTGATCCGCCTGATCAACGCCATTCTGGGCGAGGCGGTAAAAGAGGGCGCGTCGGATATTCATATCGAAACCTTCGAGCGCACGCTGAGCATCCGTTTTCGCGTCGACGGCGTGCTGCGCCCGGTGCTGCAACCGGCGCGTAAACTCGCGCCGCTGCTGGTGTCGCGCATCAAGGTGATGTCGAAGCTCGATATCGCCGAAAAACGCCTGCCGCAGGATGGGCGTATTTCGCTGCGTATCGGGCGTAAAGCCATCGACGTGCGTGTCTCCACGATTCCCTCGCAGTACGGCGAGCGGGTGGTGATGCGTCTGCTCGATAAAAGTAATCTTAAGCCGGACATTAACAAGCTGGGGCTGATAGACGAAGAGCTACAGCAGCTGAAGGGACTGATTGGCCGTCCGCACGGCATTATCCTGGTCACCGGCCCGACCGGTTCCGGGAAAAGTACCACCCTGTACGCCATTCTGTCGGCGCTGAACGGGCATGAGCGCAATATCCTCACCGTTGAAGATCCGATCGAATATGAGCTGGAAGGGGTGGGGCAGACCCAGGTCAACCCGCGCGTGGACATGACCTTTGCCCGCGGGCTGCGCGCGATCCTGCGCCAGGACCCGGACGTGGTGATGATCGGTGAAATCCGTGACGGCGAAACCGCGCAAATTGCGGTGCAGGCCTCGCTCACCGGCCACCTGGTGATGTCCACGCTGCACACCAACAGCGCCGCAGGGGCCATTACCCGTCTGCGCGACATGGGGCTGGAGTCATTTTTGATCGGTTCATCGTTGCTCGGTGTCATTGCCCAGCGTCTGGTGCGTCGGCTGTGCGTGCACTGCCGGACCACCAGTCCGCTGGACGCCAATGAGAAAGCGCTGTTCAGCTTTATGGACGCGCCGCCAAAAGCCATTTACCGCGCCGTGGGCTGCGAGCACTGCCGCCAGAGCGGGTATCAGGGTCGGGCCGGGATCCACGAGTTCCTGGTGGTAGACAGCACCATGCGCCGGGCGATTCATGAAGATAAAGATGAAATGGCCATCGAGACCGAGCTGTTCAGACAGGCCTACAGCCTGCGCGAAAACGGCCTGCTGAAGGTTATCTCCGGCGTCACCTCGCTGGAAGAGGTGATGCGCATCACCGCCGAGCGCGGGGGAGATGAATAATGGCGTGGTATGCGTGGACGGCCACCAGTGCGGCGGGAAAAACCCAGCGCGGCACCCTGCAGGCCGAGGGGCCAAAGCAGGTTCGCCAGACCTTGCGCGAGCAAAAGCTGATGCCGGTGAGCATCACACCGACCCGGGAGCCCTCCACTGCCGGGAGCGCGCAGAAGGGGATCAAACTCTCCACCCCGGTGCTGTCGATGTTTACCCGCCAGCTGGCGACGCTG
This DNA window, taken from Leclercia adecarboxylata, encodes the following:
- the gspE gene encoding type II secretion system ATPase GspE; translation: MDELSNALCTSSFAKDNGVLFYQDQVYVRDDAPAFALLEMRRVLARSFTPVILTPEAFDEMLAKIWQQNSGVSQQLVDDMDADIDLMALTEEIPDNEDLLDNDENSPVIRLINAILGEAVKEGASDIHIETFERTLSIRFRVDGVLRPVLQPARKLAPLLVSRIKVMSKLDIAEKRLPQDGRISLRIGRKAIDVRVSTIPSQYGERVVMRLLDKSNLKPDINKLGLIDEELQQLKGLIGRPHGIILVTGPTGSGKSTTLYAILSALNGHERNILTVEDPIEYELEGVGQTQVNPRVDMTFARGLRAILRQDPDVVMIGEIRDGETAQIAVQASLTGHLVMSTLHTNSAAGAITRLRDMGLESFLIGSSLLGVIAQRLVRRLCVHCRTTSPLDANEKALFSFMDAPPKAIYRAVGCEHCRQSGYQGRAGIHEFLVVDSTMRRAIHEDKDEMAIETELFRQAYSLRENGLLKVISGVTSLEEVMRITAERGGDE
- the gspC gene encoding type II secretion system protein GspC, which encodes MFVLLIFSGQQGYVVFKEYKKVADSDPDNASAQSRTQQAEQAFALFQPAVNQAVTQQVAKKSLSAEVDGIISSDEAWLSFAVIKTPGGQKSLREGDPLPGYSDAFIEEINSDNVVVNYEGDRQVLALKRPDYFKGDINPSPAIKPKIDAGADNLHLDDYLVLKPYIEKGQLEGYQIKPKNASSFFSHSGLEKGDVVVKVNAVDMTRAEQAKSIIASWSKMREAEVVVRRHAHLENIRVNVLTN
- the gspD gene encoding type II secretion system secretin GspD — translated: MKKFPWACIALTAASFISSSVMAANFSASFKNTDIREFIDTVGRNLNKTILVDPSVQGNVSVKTYNVLTEDEYYQFFLSVLDLYGLSVIPMDNGMVKVVRSTVARTAGVPLADSKHPGKGDEIITRVVRMENVPVRELAPLLRQLNDASGIGNVVHFEPSNVLLLTGKASVVNRLVDLVERVDRSGMQRREIVPLRYASAKELSDMLNNLNNEEQKGQNAPQLATKVVADDETNSLVISGSEDARSRTRSLVNQLDREQNNEGNTRVFYLKYASASKVVPVLTGIGEQLKDKAPAAKSKTASTNSDLNITADEATNSLVITAQPNVMNSLEKVIDKLDIRRPQVLVEAIIAEVQDGNGLDLGVQWTGKHGGVQFGATGMPISQIKSGAIKGASFTGLATGFFNGDFGALMTALATDGKNDILSTPSVVTLDNKEASFNVGQDVPVLSGSQTTSGDNVFNSVERKTVGTKLKIVPQINDGDIIHLKIEQEVSSVDASATEDASLGPTFNTRTINNEVMVHSGQTVVLGGLMENVTKQNVSKVPLLGDIPLVGQLFRYTSQDTSKRNLMVFIHTTVLRDDDSYSASSKEKYDQIRARQQQRMEEKKLGIISNNDNAVLPAYPSKGSATTAATRNPFKE
- a CDS encoding peptidoglycan-binding protein gives rise to the protein MFLSHFKFTRHPFRSAARPCGTFFAPYHQDVFGMLAEKSTVPGIVALFGDDEELLNTFTAHLLAKSAAGVAVNAFPKLNAKGLLYKLSAQAKDASNKIHAIDGVLRQWQEKYPSCKKSGLVLTVAAVQAMRDNCWEALGMLLSRAQESGLSLTLVLTGTPDQEARLMNHSGLASRVHTRHTLRPLTCREVLSYVQAQAEEHGAETSPFIPARVRRMHALTKGSVSKLNALAHLSLLAAWTERAPAVGARHLRLAAGEVLPRKTHGKTLATVGLFASVLFAASGWYFSSAITAKLPVHLPVPVSWKQPVPTPKAPVVPTLEKEVVNSPDAMHQLYTMWGYDPSSEEALCQNAARVNLACKQGNAALTALEKEGYPWVSELRTGDHLNYAVVARVGADSLDLLMNNRTWQVKRSWFNAHATGNYTLLHRLTPAGQDEVGAASSSKDLDWIDTQLSQALHEPETHAQSWTQALVKRTREFQAQTQLNVDGMPGEETLMQLMRVNNTTPTILTPTADTATHTLAKGKTQ